CTGAGCGCCAGCAGCTCGCACGCCGCGCACCTGGCGCAGATCCAGGCGACGCTGGGCGACGGCCCCTGCCAGAGCGCGGTGGAGGACGGGGCGCCCGTGCTCGCCTGCGACCTGACGACCGGCCGGGACGCGGGCCGCTGGCCGGTCTTCGCCCAGCAGGCGACGGAGGCCGGGGTACGGGCGGTGTACGCGGTGCCGCTGGGCAGCGACGCGGTGTGCGTGGGCACCCTCGACCTGTACCGCGACAGGCCCGGCGGGCTCACCGACCGCCAGCTGCACGTGGCCCGGCTCGTGGCCGGTGTCATGACGGTGGCCCTGATGGCACTGCCGCGCGGGGCCGAGGCCGAGCCGCGGGACGAGGAACCCTGGCTCAGCGGGCTGGCCGCGGACCACGACGAGGTCTACCAGGCCGTCGGCATGATCATGGCGCAGCTCGGCGTCGGCGCCGACGACGCGCTCGCGCGACTGCGGGCAGACGCCTTCGCCCGCGGCTGCACGGCCCTCGACGCGGCACGCGAGGTGATCGCCCACCGCAGGCGTTTCGAACGGTACTGAGACGTGGCCGGTGGCTTGGGAGCGGCGGCGGGGCCGGTCGGCGTGTGGGGGTGGTGTTGAGAGCGGCGGGTGGCGGGGCCGGTCGGCGTTGGGGGTGGTGTTGGGAGCGGTTGGTGGTGTGGGAGTGGTGGCGGGGCTTGGGCGGCGTGTGGGGCGGTGACGACATCCGGCTGGTGGCGAGGCCCGGGGGGCCGGCGGCCGGTGTCGAGACCGAAGGGTGGCGTGGGGACTGGTGGCGAGGCCCGGCCGGTGGTGGGGCCCGGTCGGCGTGGTGGAGCGGTATGGAGCACGAGATCCGGCCGGTGTCCGTCAGATCTGGGCCCGTCCCCGCTTCCTGATCTCGGCCAGGCGCTGCGCTCCGAGTTCCGCGGTCTGCTGCGTGACCTCCTCGTACACCTCGTCGAGGCCGGCGTTGGTGAGCGTGATCGTCTCCTGCCCGACCCGCACGGCCGCGAGGTCCATCGTGAGGTACGTCAGCTCACCCTCCTCGGTCTCGCCGGCCAGGGTGACGCGCAGGGCCTGCCGGGCGTCCCCCACCGGCGGCAGCGGCATGTCGCTGACCTGGACGCCCTGGATGCCGCCGCGCGTGGTCGCGGCGGTGAACTCGCCGCACCTCTCCGGCAGCGACTTCAGCCAGGCCAGGGTGCGGTCGACGTCCGCCGGCGGATGGGCGGCGACCTGGTAGCGCAACTGGGCGTCGGTGTCGGCGTCGTCGAACGAGGCCGTCGCCTTCGGGCCGGCCGGGGTGCCGAAGAGTTCCTCCGTGTAGAGGGCGTCCAGCAGCCGCTGGCAGTCACGGTCCTCCGTGGTCGCCTTGAGCAGCCCGTCCCGCCAGGTCCTGGCACCCCGCGTCGGCCCCCACGGCTCCCCCAGATCGACCGCGGTGATCAGTGCCGCCTGGGCCTGGGCCTCGGTGAGACCGGCCCCGGAGCCCGCGGGCCGTTCGCCGGCGGGCGACGCGCCGGTGGGGGTGGCGGAGGCGGAGAACCACCGTGGCCGCGGCTCGTCCTGGAGGGAACAGGCGGCCGTGGCCAGCAGGGCCGTCACGGACAGCGCGGAGGTGAGCAGGGCGCGGGTACCTGGGCCGCGTCGGCCGGCCGGAGGGTGGGGCATCGGAGGGCCTCCTGCGGGGAGTTCATGGAGGTGCCTCCTGACGGGGCGGGCTCTCCAAGATCGGGTACGTGCTCTTACGGCACCACCGCGACGGGCGGCACACCAGTGCGACGGGCTGTTCGGGTGAGGGCGGCGTACGCCTCCCGGGCGACCGCGAAAAGCCGTCGCCCCGCGGGCCGCCCCCCTGTTACGGTCACGCCCATGAAGCGCGCCCAGCCGTTCCCGTCTCTCACGACGACGCCGGAGAGTGTCCCGGCGCGCTGACAGCTGACGCAGATGTCCGAAGCCCGGGGCGAGTGCCCCGGGCTTCGTCGTGTGGTGCTCGCCTCAGACCCGAGGAGCCCACCATGCACGACCACCGACGGCTCGGCCGTGAACTGAACCTCTTCGACACCGACCCGCTGATGGGCGCGGGCCTGCCGTACTGGCTGCCCGACGGCGCGATCGTGCGGCACACCCTGGAGGAGTACATCCGCGAGGCGGAACAGCGGGCCGGCTACCGGCACGTGTACTCGCCCGTCCTCGGAAAACGCGAGCTGTACGAGATCTCCGGGCACTGGGACCACTACAGCGAGGACATGTTCCCGCCGATGGACCTCGGCTCGGAACAGGTCCTGCTGCGCCCGAGCCTGTGCCCCCACCACGCCCTGATCTACCGCTCCCGCCCCCACAGCTACCGCGAACTACCCCTCCGCATGGCCGAGTTGGGCGGCATGTACCGCTCGGAGCTGTCCGGCGTCCTCGGCGGCCTGACCCGGGTACGGGCCATCACCCTCAACGACGCGCACATCTTCTGCACCCTGGAGCAGGCCGTCGAGGAGGCGCGCGGCGCCCTGGAGCTGATCGGCCGTGCCTACGCGGACCTGGGCATCCGCGCGGCCCGCCACCGCCTCTCCCTGCCCGGCGAGGGCGGCAAGTACGTGGCGGACCCGGACCTGTGGCGGCGGGCCACCGCCCTGCTCAGGGAGGTCCTGGACGGCTCCGGCATCCCCTATGAGGCCGCCGAGGGCGAGGCGGCCTTCTACGGTCCGAAGATCGACGTGCAGATCGCCGACCCCGCCGGGCGGGAGGCCACCCTGTCCACCGTCCAGATCGACTTCCACCAGCCCGAACGCTTCGACCTGCACTACATCGGCCCCGACGGGGCGAAGCACCGCCCGGTCATGGTGCACCGCAGCGTCATCGGCAGTGTGGAACGCGCGGTCGCCCACCTCGTCGAGACCCACGGCGGAGCCTTCCCGCCGTGGCTGGCCCCGGTGCAGCTGGTGATCCTGCCGGTGGGGGACGAGCAGAGCGAGGACGCCCACGCCCTGGCCCGCCGCGCCCACGACCTCGGCCTGCGCGCCGAGGTCGCCGGCCCCGAGCACGGCACCCTCGCCGCCCGTGTCCGCGAGGCCCGGCTGGTCCCGTACCAGGCGGTGATCGGCGGGAGGGAGGCCGCCGCCGGGCTCGTGGCACTCCGGGTGCGCGACGGCCACCGCCCGGACCCCCTCCCCGCCGCCGAGCTGCTGCGCCGTATCGGGGACCGGGTAGCGGCCCGCGCCACCGGTCTGTGGGCACCGGCAGCTGCCTGAGCAGGCTCAGAACGCCCAACGCGTGTGGCTGAAGACGCCGTTGTCGCGGCCGAAGCCGTACGCCGTCGCCGGTGCCACCGCGAACACCACGTCGTCCCCGCTGCGGAACGCGTCCCCCATGCCGTGGAAGGTGCCCTCGGGGGAGGTGATGTGCGGCCCGTACTTCGTCTCGTACGCCGTGATCACCTCCTCCAGCAGCGCCGGGTCGGTGACCGGCTCCGCCGTGCCCTCGACCACGAGGTCGAGCCCCTGGGCGAGCGAGTTCGCGCCGGTGGTCAGCGCGCAGTGCGCGTCGTGCGCGAGGTTCTTCGCCTTCTGCTCCCCCCTGCCGGTGGAGAAGTACAGCGCTCCGTCGTGCCAGGCGGCGATGCAGGGCGTGACGTGCAGTCTGCCGTCGGGCCGCACCGTGGACACCCAGAAGATCTCGGCGGCCTTCAGATGCCGCTGGGCCTCGGCCCAGTCGACGGCGGTGACGTCCGAGGCACCCGGGCGCGGATTGAGCGCGGAACTGTAACGGGCGTCGAGCTCGGTCGTGGGCTGCTTCGCGGGTCCTGGTGCGGGCATGGCGGATCTCCTTCGTCGGTTCTCTCCGATAACGACCGGAGGCCCGCACCGAAATCATCGCCACTCCAGGCCGTAGGGTCGCGGGTGCCGCCCCCGCCCGGGAGCGGCCGGAGCGGAAGGAGGCCCAGTCGTGACGGACGATCAGCGGATTCCGGTGATCATCGACTGCGACACCGGCGTCGACGACGCCCTCGCCCTGCTGTTCGCCGTACGGCACCCGGCGCTCGACGTGCGGGCGATCACCTGCGTGGCCGGGAACACGGACGTGGGCGGCGTGGTCCGCAACACCCTGACCGTGCTGGAGGTGGCCGGTGCCGGGGACATTCCCGTCGCCCGGGGCGCCGAGCGGCCGCTGATCGAGCCCGTGCGGACGGCGCGGCACGTGCACGGGCAGGACGGGATGGGCGATCTGGGGCTGCCCGCGCCGACCCGTGTGCCGGTCGACGTGGACGCGGTGACGCTGCTGCGGCGCGAGATCCTCGCCTCGCCCAGGCCGGTCACGCTGATTCCGACCGCGCCCCTGACGAACATCGCGCTGCTGCTGCGGACGCATCCCGAGGTGACCCGCAACATCGAGCGGATCGTGTTCATGGGCGGCGCGGTGGCGACCGGGAACGCCACGCCGGTCGCGGAGTTCAACGTGTGGCACGACCCGGAGGCGGCCGCGGTCCTGCTCACCGCGGGGGTGCCGATCACGATGTACGGGCTGGACGTGTTCAAGAAGGTCCTGGTGCCCGCGGGGGAGGTGGAGCGGCTGCGGGCGAGTTCGGAGCCGAGCCTGCGGATGGCCGGTGAGCTGCTTGCCCACCGGGACCCGGCCACGTCCGGTGATCCGACTCCCATGGGTGGGCTCGGTGACGCGGGTGCGGTCTGTGCGGTCGTCGATCCGAAGGGGCTGACCACCGAGTGCCTGCCGGTCGAGGTCGTTCTGGCCCCGGGGCCCGCACGCGGCCAGACGATCGTCGACCGGCGGCCACGGCTCGGAGAGTCCGAGATCCACGAGGGTGTGCGTGAACAGCCCTTGGTGGACGTGGCGCTGGGCGTGGACGTGGAGCGGTACGTGGAGCTGTGGCTGAAAACGGTGGAGTAGGCCGGGGAGAGGCCGGCTCCTTAGGGGGTGTCCGCTAAGCGCCCTTGCGCGGCCTGCCGCGTCTCGGGGCGGGCGGACGCCAGGAGTCCACGTCCTCGTCTGACAGGCCGAGGCGGGTGAGGTGTTCGTCATAGGCGTGCTTGAGGGCTTCCCCGTCCGGCGTCGGACCAGCGCTGGATCCGTCGTCGAGGGCCATGACCCAGGGGAGAAGCTCTGCGAACGCCTTGAGCAGGGGCAGAGCCGCCTCCGGCCGCTGTGCATGGGCGTGGGAATCGGCTTCGAGGAGGTCGACCACCACCGAGGCTCGCTCACCGGCGGACCAGCCCGCCCAGCCCACCGGCGTGGTGGGAGACAGGAGGGAAGCGGAAGATGCGAAGGAGACGAACCGCTCGTTCGGGACGTCGAACTTGCCGCGGTGTCGCCAGTAGGACGGCCTGAGGAAGTCTCCGGACGTAAAGCGCGGTAGGACCGTGCCCGAATGGCGTCCGTCGGCGACGAACTCCTGTGCATCTTCTCGGCGTTGGGACTCCCACACCTCTTCCCAGACACGCCGCTTGGCGAGACCCGACGCCTTGTACCGGAGAGGCGCAGCCTGTGGCACGTGTTCGTCGGCGAGCAGGTCCAGCAGTACGTCAGACGGCGCGGCAGCGGGAGCGTAGAGCGCCGCCAGCGTGGTGAAGTCCTCGTTCTCACATAGCAGTTCGGCCAGTTGGCGGACCGTCCGGGTGACAGGTCGGCGTCCTGCCGGGGAAGACTCGTACCACAGGTGGGACGCTTCGCAGTGGTCGAGCAGACGATTCCGGAGCAGGGGGGCGATCCTGTTTTCCCAAGACTCGGCCCACCAGCGGCGCTTGTACTCGGGCTGCTCCAGCAGTCCCAGCGACGCGTTCTGCTCGATGGCGTTCACCCGGCGTCGTACCAGTTCCCGGTACGCCTGCGGCCAGTGCTGAGGAAGGTCGGTCACCGGCGTCGCCGAGTGGCTGGTGAACCACTGCGTATCCACCTCTCCCGTCGAGGTCCGCCGGGCGAGCACGATCTCGAAGGCTCGCTCCCCCAATGCGAGGTCGGGCACGTCCTCGATCGGGCCGCTCAGCTCCCCGTCGTAAGGAATCAGGCCGTAGTGGGCGTACACCTTCCAGTCCAGTTCCTCCTGGAGCGCGATCATCCGTGATCTGAGGGACGTCCATCGGCATCGGGCGGAGTCGAGGAGCCGACCGGTGATCCGGGTTTCAGGGGCGGCGATCTCCCGCATGATGTG
The genomic region above belongs to Streptomyces coeruleorubidus and contains:
- a CDS encoding GAF and ANTAR domain-containing protein, which encodes MVVRPRDDPRDAPGGDPGPRRTGGGDLDLDGIRAADVIARGMRGAEPGEVPGRLCEVAVELLPVVGASVSLRSEGMPVQLSASSSHAAHLAQIQATLGDGPCQSAVEDGAPVLACDLTTGRDAGRWPVFAQQATEAGVRAVYAVPLGSDAVCVGTLDLYRDRPGGLTDRQLHVARLVAGVMTVALMALPRGAEAEPRDEEPWLSGLAADHDEVYQAVGMIMAQLGVGADDALARLRADAFARGCTALDAAREVIAHRRRFERY
- the thrS gene encoding threonine--tRNA ligase; amino-acid sequence: MPRASSCGARLRPEEPTMHDHRRLGRELNLFDTDPLMGAGLPYWLPDGAIVRHTLEEYIREAEQRAGYRHVYSPVLGKRELYEISGHWDHYSEDMFPPMDLGSEQVLLRPSLCPHHALIYRSRPHSYRELPLRMAELGGMYRSELSGVLGGLTRVRAITLNDAHIFCTLEQAVEEARGALELIGRAYADLGIRAARHRLSLPGEGGKYVADPDLWRRATALLREVLDGSGIPYEAAEGEAAFYGPKIDVQIADPAGREATLSTVQIDFHQPERFDLHYIGPDGAKHRPVMVHRSVIGSVERAVAHLVETHGGAFPPWLAPVQLVILPVGDEQSEDAHALARRAHDLGLRAEVAGPEHGTLAARVREARLVPYQAVIGGREAAAGLVALRVRDGHRPDPLPAAELLRRIGDRVAARATGLWAPAAA
- a CDS encoding pyridoxamine 5'-phosphate oxidase family protein gives rise to the protein MPAPGPAKQPTTELDARYSSALNPRPGASDVTAVDWAEAQRHLKAAEIFWVSTVRPDGRLHVTPCIAAWHDGALYFSTGRGEQKAKNLAHDAHCALTTGANSLAQGLDLVVEGTAEPVTDPALLEEVITAYETKYGPHITSPEGTFHGMGDAFRSGDDVVFAVAPATAYGFGRDNGVFSHTRWAF
- a CDS encoding nucleoside hydrolase — encoded protein: MTDDQRIPVIIDCDTGVDDALALLFAVRHPALDVRAITCVAGNTDVGGVVRNTLTVLEVAGAGDIPVARGAERPLIEPVRTARHVHGQDGMGDLGLPAPTRVPVDVDAVTLLRREILASPRPVTLIPTAPLTNIALLLRTHPEVTRNIERIVFMGGAVATGNATPVAEFNVWHDPEAAAVLLTAGVPITMYGLDVFKKVLVPAGEVERLRASSEPSLRMAGELLAHRDPATSGDPTPMGGLGDAGAVCAVVDPKGLTTECLPVEVVLAPGPARGQTIVDRRPRLGESEIHEGVREQPLVDVALGVDVERYVELWLKTVE